Proteins encoded within one genomic window of Streptomyces taklimakanensis:
- a CDS encoding carbohydrate ABC transporter permease: MSTATAGGPTAPGRPGPSAPRRPRRVSALRTRPWAAACFLLPALVLLGALVVHPIVYSVHRSLFDASGTGFVGLGNYVELFTDDGTLTAIRNNAIWMAVAPTVCTALGLIFAVLTERVRWSTAFKLIVFMPMAISMLAAGIIFRLVYEQDPQRGVANAVWVGIHDTFDEASAWPGARPRPGAGLEESDGSYTTTAAVDAAGPADLPLVGVPPQDLTDAADARAVEPSGGEVAGTVWVDFTKGGGGEPGVIDPGEKALEGVRVEAVKDGEVVATATTGEDGTYALPTEADGALLRLPAANFAEAYNGVDWLGPSLVTPAVIASYVWMWAGFAMVLIAAGLAGVPRELLEAARVDGANEWQVFRRITVPVLAPVLAVVLVTLMINVLKIFDLVYVIAPGATQSDANVLALQLYLTAFGTGADQGVGSAIAVLLLLLVVPVMIFNIRRLRRENRW, translated from the coding sequence ATGTCGACCGCCACGGCGGGCGGCCCGACGGCCCCCGGCCGACCGGGCCCGTCCGCCCCCCGAAGGCCGCGCCGCGTCTCCGCCCTCCGCACCCGCCCCTGGGCGGCCGCCTGCTTCCTGCTGCCCGCACTGGTGCTGCTGGGGGCCCTGGTCGTCCACCCCATCGTCTACTCGGTCCACCGCAGCCTCTTCGACGCCTCCGGCACCGGCTTCGTCGGCCTGGGCAACTACGTCGAACTGTTCACCGACGACGGCACCCTGACCGCGATCAGGAACAACGCGATCTGGATGGCCGTCGCCCCGACCGTCTGCACCGCGCTCGGCCTGATCTTCGCGGTGCTGACCGAACGGGTGCGTTGGAGCACGGCGTTCAAGCTGATCGTCTTCATGCCCATGGCCATCTCGATGCTCGCCGCGGGCATCATCTTCCGCCTCGTCTACGAGCAGGACCCGCAGCGCGGGGTGGCCAACGCCGTGTGGGTCGGGATCCACGACACCTTCGACGAGGCGTCCGCCTGGCCCGGCGCCCGGCCCCGACCGGGCGCCGGCCTGGAGGAGTCCGACGGCTCGTACACCACCACCGCCGCGGTGGACGCCGCCGGCCCGGCCGATCTGCCGCTGGTCGGCGTGCCGCCCCAAGACCTCACCGACGCCGCCGACGCCAGGGCGGTCGAGCCCTCCGGCGGCGAGGTCGCCGGCACGGTCTGGGTGGACTTCACCAAGGGCGGCGGGGGCGAGCCCGGGGTGATCGACCCGGGTGAGAAGGCCCTGGAAGGGGTGCGGGTCGAGGCCGTCAAGGACGGGGAGGTCGTCGCCACCGCCACCACCGGCGAGGACGGCACCTACGCCCTCCCCACCGAGGCCGACGGGGCGCTGCTGCGGCTGCCGGCCGCCAACTTCGCCGAGGCGTACAACGGTGTCGACTGGCTCGGCCCGTCCCTGGTCACCCCGGCCGTCATCGCGTCCTACGTGTGGATGTGGGCGGGCTTCGCGATGGTGCTGATCGCCGCCGGGTTGGCGGGCGTGCCGCGCGAACTGCTGGAGGCGGCACGGGTCGACGGCGCGAACGAGTGGCAGGTCTTCCGCAGGATCACGGTGCCGGTACTGGCTCCCGTGCTCGCGGTCGTCCTCGTCACCCTGATGATCAACGTGCTGAAGATCTTCGATCTCGTCTACGTCATCGCCCCGGGGGCCACCCAGTCCGACGCGAACGTCCTGGCGCTCCAGCTGTACCTCACGGCCTTCGGCACCGGCGCCGACCAGGGCGTGGGCAGCGCCATCGCGGTGCTGTTGCTGCTGTTGGTGGTGCCGGTGATGATCTTCAACATCCGGCGGCTGCGGAGGGAGAACCGATGGTGA